From the genome of Streptacidiphilus rugosus AM-16, one region includes:
- a CDS encoding ABC transporter permease has product MLESRPRRAARRLRGGVGGGAPLPLLLPAAIGLAFLVLPLIGLLVRAPWSDMLSLLGGDAVWPALRLSLITATAATAVSLLLGVPLAWLLARTQFPGLRLARTLVTLPLVMPPVVGGVALLLVFGRNGLVGQWLDSAFGITLPFTTAGVVVAEAFVAMPFLVLSVEGALRGADTRYEEAALTLGASRFTVFRRVTLPLIAPGVGAGAVLAWARALGEFGATITFAGNFPGTTQTMPLAVYLALQDNPDAAIALSLVLLVVSLAVLFALRGRWATGAQA; this is encoded by the coding sequence GTGCTCGAGAGCAGGCCCCGCCGCGCGGCCCGTCGGCTGCGCGGCGGGGTGGGCGGCGGGGCCCCGCTCCCCCTGCTGCTTCCGGCCGCGATCGGCCTGGCGTTCCTGGTGCTGCCCCTGATCGGACTCCTGGTCAGGGCGCCCTGGAGCGACATGCTCTCGCTGCTCGGCGGGGACGCCGTGTGGCCGGCCCTGCGTCTGTCGCTCATCACCGCGACCGCCGCGACGGCGGTGTCACTGCTGCTCGGCGTCCCGCTGGCCTGGCTGCTGGCCCGGACGCAGTTCCCCGGGCTGCGGCTGGCGCGCACCCTGGTGACGCTTCCGCTGGTGATGCCGCCCGTGGTCGGCGGCGTGGCGCTGCTGCTCGTCTTCGGCCGCAACGGCCTGGTCGGACAGTGGCTGGACTCGGCCTTCGGCATCACCCTCCCGTTCACCACGGCGGGCGTGGTGGTGGCCGAGGCCTTCGTGGCGATGCCCTTCCTGGTGCTCAGCGTCGAGGGCGCGCTCCGCGGCGCGGACACCCGCTACGAGGAGGCCGCGCTGACCCTGGGGGCGTCCAGGTTCACCGTCTTCCGGCGGGTGACGCTGCCCTTGATCGCCCCCGGCGTCGGAGCGGGCGCGGTACTGGCCTGGGCGCGCGCGCTGGGCGAGTTCGGTGCGACGATCACTTTCGCGGGCAACTTCCCCGGCACGACCCAGACCATGCCGCTGGCGGTCTACCTGGCCCTGCAGGACAACCCGGACGCGGCGATCGCCCTCAGCCTGGTGCTGCTCGTGGTCTCGCTGGCGGTCCTGTTCGCCCTGCGCGGCCGCTGGGCGACCGGAGCACAGGCATGA
- a CDS encoding ABC transporter ATP-binding protein: MQPVALEARLVVDRGTFSLDLALTVAPGEVVALLGPNGAGKTTALRALAGLVPLTGGHLRLDGETLEEPASRLSVPTERRPVGVVFQDYLLFPHLSALDNVAFGLRTHGRGKAEAREEARAWLDRVGLAEHAGARPRALSGGQAQRVALARALAPEPRLLLLDEPMAALDARTRLEVRTTLRRHLAAFDAVAVLVTHDPLDAMVLADRLVVLEQGRAVQEGAPADIARRPRSDYIARLVGLNLFRGTAEGHQVRLDGESGTVEAGTPLATDDSNEGPVFAAFAPAAVTVHRSRPDTSARNAWPVTVVGMELHGDQVRLDLAGPLRLTADLTPAAVAELGLSEGSEVWASVKAAQTRAYPA, encoded by the coding sequence GTGCAGCCTGTCGCGCTGGAGGCGCGTCTGGTCGTCGACAGGGGCACGTTCTCGCTCGATCTGGCCCTGACCGTGGCCCCCGGCGAGGTCGTCGCCCTGCTGGGGCCGAACGGGGCCGGCAAGACCACGGCCCTGCGCGCGCTCGCCGGGCTCGTCCCGCTCACCGGCGGCCATCTGCGCCTCGACGGCGAGACTCTGGAGGAGCCCGCCTCCCGGCTCTCCGTGCCCACCGAGCGTCGGCCGGTCGGCGTCGTCTTCCAGGACTACCTGCTCTTCCCGCACCTGTCCGCGCTCGACAACGTCGCCTTCGGACTGCGCACGCACGGCCGCGGCAAGGCCGAGGCGCGCGAGGAGGCACGCGCCTGGCTCGACCGGGTCGGCCTCGCCGAGCACGCGGGCGCCCGTCCCCGCGCCCTGTCCGGCGGCCAGGCCCAGCGCGTCGCGCTGGCGCGGGCGCTCGCCCCCGAGCCGCGCCTGCTGCTCCTCGACGAGCCGATGGCCGCGCTCGACGCGCGCACCCGGCTGGAGGTGCGCACCACGCTGCGCCGACACCTGGCGGCCTTCGACGCCGTGGCCGTGCTGGTCACCCACGACCCGCTGGACGCCATGGTGCTGGCCGACCGGCTGGTGGTGCTCGAACAGGGCCGGGCCGTCCAGGAGGGCGCTCCGGCCGACATCGCCCGCCGCCCGCGCAGCGACTACATCGCCCGTCTGGTCGGCCTGAACCTGTTCCGCGGCACCGCCGAGGGACACCAGGTGCGGCTGGACGGCGAGTCCGGGACCGTCGAGGCGGGGACGCCGCTCGCCACCGACGACAGCAACGAGGGCCCGGTCTTCGCGGCCTTCGCCCCCGCCGCCGTCACCGTCCACCGCAGCCGCCCCGACACCAGCGCACGCAACGCCTGGCCGGTCACCGTCGTCGGCATGGAACTCCACGGCGACCAGGTGCGGCTGGACCTCGCCGGTCCGTTGCGGCTCACGGCGGACCTCACTCCCGCGGCCGTCGCGGAACTCGGACTGAGCGAGGGCAGCGAGGTCTGGGCATCCGTCAAGGCCGCGCAGACCCGGGCCTACCCCGCCTGA
- a CDS encoding class I SAM-dependent methyltransferase: protein MTPQRHHPVVPDLSGVPETMLWTLFQRASEAARPDPVLEDPWAMELCRRLDYPFVARFGPAYGLLAQSIALRAAAFDGVVRAFLREFPYGTVVALGEGLETAFWRVDNGRVQWLTVDLPEPLRVRETLLPAEGRRRVLACDARDPRWTGAVPPARPTLVTAQGLLMYLRPQEVRDLIALCACSFPGGGLVFDAVPRWFAAGTRRGRLRTPSGYPAPEMPWGMNADQRARLREADPRVAEVHAIPLPPGRGLVWGTLAPRLAARGPLSNRRPTVTLLRFTSR from the coding sequence ATGACGCCTCAGCGGCACCACCCGGTCGTCCCCGACCTCAGCGGGGTGCCGGAGACGATGCTGTGGACGCTCTTCCAGCGGGCGAGCGAGGCCGCCAGGCCGGACCCGGTGCTGGAGGACCCGTGGGCGATGGAGCTGTGCCGTCGCCTCGACTACCCGTTCGTGGCGCGCTTCGGCCCGGCCTACGGTCTGCTCGCGCAGTCGATCGCGCTGCGGGCCGCCGCGTTCGACGGCGTCGTGCGCGCCTTCCTCCGCGAGTTCCCCTACGGGACGGTGGTGGCCCTCGGGGAGGGGCTGGAGACCGCGTTCTGGCGGGTCGACAACGGGCGGGTCCAGTGGCTCACCGTCGACCTGCCCGAACCGCTGCGGGTACGCGAGACGCTGCTCCCGGCCGAGGGCCGGCGCAGGGTGCTGGCCTGCGACGCACGCGACCCGCGCTGGACCGGGGCCGTGCCGCCCGCCCGTCCCACGCTGGTCACCGCGCAGGGACTGCTGATGTACCTGCGGCCGCAGGAGGTGCGGGACCTGATCGCCCTGTGCGCCTGCAGTTTCCCGGGCGGCGGCCTGGTCTTCGACGCGGTCCCGCGCTGGTTCGCCGCCGGGACGCGGCGCGGCCGGCTGCGCACCCCGAGCGGCTACCCCGCCCCTGAAATGCCCTGGGGCATGAACGCGGACCAGCGCGCTCGACTGCGCGAGGCGGACCCGCGCGTCGCCGAGGTGCACGCGATCCCCCTGCCGCCCGGCCGCGGCCTGGTCTGGGGCACGCTCGCACCGCGCCTGGCCGCCCGCGGGCCACTGTCGAACCGGCGACCGACCGTCACCCTGCTCCGCTTCACCAGCCGCTGA
- a CDS encoding GAP family protein, which translates to MVLDLLVIGTAITLGPLHNSAFILLLCSRRGVRKGASFLLSWLANLVAVVACVVLLTGGKPPAAHSAPSTAALAAKLAFGVVLVVFGAHRRRRPSGPPRPPKWAARVDGLSLGSAAGIAWLLQPWALVGAGAATVVDADLSATATWFALVGYCLLATLSLIVMEMYTVWAPEAADARLTALRSWLERHQEQLLVTLSLLAGLWLTARSIYDLVA; encoded by the coding sequence ATGGTCCTCGACTTGCTCGTGATCGGCACCGCCATCACGCTCGGCCCGCTGCACAACAGCGCCTTCATCCTCTTGCTCTGCTCCCGGCGCGGCGTCCGCAAGGGCGCGTCGTTCCTGCTGTCCTGGCTCGCCAATCTGGTCGCCGTGGTCGCCTGCGTGGTGCTGCTCACCGGCGGCAAGCCCCCCGCCGCCCACAGCGCCCCCTCCACGGCCGCTCTTGCCGCCAAGCTGGCGTTCGGCGTGGTCCTGGTGGTCTTCGGGGCCCACCGGCGCCGCCGTCCGAGCGGGCCGCCCCGGCCGCCGAAGTGGGCCGCCAGGGTGGACGGCCTCTCGCTCGGTTCGGCGGCCGGGATCGCCTGGCTGCTGCAGCCGTGGGCCCTCGTGGGCGCCGGCGCGGCCACCGTCGTCGACGCCGACCTGTCCGCGACCGCGACCTGGTTCGCCCTGGTCGGCTACTGCCTGCTGGCCACGCTCAGCCTGATCGTGATGGAGATGTACACGGTCTGGGCGCCGGAAGCCGCCGACGCCCGGCTGACCGCCCTGCGCAGTTGGCTGGAGCGCCACCAGGAGCAGCTCCTGGTCACGCTGTCCCTGCTGGCCGGTCTGTGGCTGACGGCCAGGAGCATCTACGACCTGGTCGCCTGA
- a CDS encoding TetR/AcrR family transcriptional regulator, which yields MTPPTPAAATPPPEPIALLSSPVPERADAARNRAKLLAAAAELIREQGAERMTMDAVACAAKVGKGTVFRRFGDRVGLLLAVLDQAESDFQHAFMFGPPPLGPGAPPVERLRAFGVAALRHLRQHRDVYVEADKSASHRYSAPARLVRERHLVLLLGQAGVTGDRELLAGALLSSLDPGLVDHLLTVRGRGAQELEAGWLDLVARVTGTA from the coding sequence ATGACCCCGCCGACCCCAGCGGCAGCCACCCCGCCCCCCGAGCCGATCGCGCTGCTCTCCTCCCCCGTCCCCGAACGGGCCGACGCCGCCCGCAACCGGGCCAAGCTGCTCGCGGCCGCCGCCGAGCTGATCCGCGAGCAGGGCGCCGAACGGATGACCATGGACGCCGTCGCCTGCGCGGCCAAGGTCGGCAAGGGCACAGTCTTCCGCCGGTTCGGCGACCGGGTCGGCCTGCTGCTGGCCGTGCTCGACCAGGCCGAGAGCGACTTCCAGCACGCGTTCATGTTCGGGCCGCCGCCGCTGGGCCCCGGCGCACCGCCGGTCGAGCGGCTGCGCGCCTTCGGCGTGGCCGCGCTGCGGCATCTGCGGCAGCACAGGGACGTCTACGTCGAGGCGGACAAGAGCGCCTCGCACCGCTACAGCGCGCCCGCCCGTCTGGTGCGCGAACGCCACCTCGTGCTGCTGCTCGGCCAGGCGGGCGTCACCGGCGACCGCGAGCTGCTGGCCGGCGCCCTGCTCAGCTCACTCGATCCCGGCCTGGTCGACCATCTGCTGACCGTCCGTGGACGCGGCGCGCAGGAGCTGGAAGCCGGCTGGCTCGACCTGGTCGCCCGCGTCACCGGGACCGCGTAG
- the modA gene encoding molybdate ABC transporter substrate-binding protein encodes MSRSSLSRLSAPRARRAAAAATAALALLGLAACGSSSSSTAGSAATSSATSAATSSSAALSGKVTVFAAASLKKTFTELGKAFEAAHPGVTVTFNFGGSDTLAASIVSGAPADVFASASTATMKTVVDKGDNAAAPVDFAKNELEIAVASGNPKHLTTLSQLTGSGVKVALCAKTVPCGAAAQKALTAANVKLTPVTLEQDVTSALTKVELGEVDAALVYQTDVKGAAGKVTGVDFPEAAKAITTYPITALKGSTNAAAAQAFAAYVASPEGEQVLAAAGFQAP; translated from the coding sequence ATGTCCCGTTCCAGCCTGTCCCGCCTCTCCGCGCCGCGCGCCCGCCGCGCCGCCGCCGCCGCGACAGCCGCGCTGGCACTGCTCGGCCTCGCGGCCTGTGGCTCGTCCTCCTCCTCGACCGCGGGCAGCGCGGCGACCAGCTCCGCCACGAGCGCGGCGACGAGCTCCAGCGCCGCGCTGAGCGGCAAGGTGACGGTCTTCGCCGCCGCCTCGCTGAAGAAGACCTTCACCGAGCTCGGCAAGGCCTTCGAGGCCGCCCACCCCGGGGTCACCGTGACCTTCAACTTCGGCGGCAGCGACACGCTCGCGGCGTCCATCGTCTCCGGCGCCCCGGCGGACGTCTTCGCCTCCGCGAGCACGGCCACCATGAAGACGGTCGTCGACAAGGGCGACAACGCCGCCGCCCCCGTCGACTTCGCCAAGAACGAGCTGGAGATCGCCGTCGCCTCCGGCAACCCCAAGCACCTCACCACGCTGTCCCAGCTGACCGGATCCGGCGTCAAGGTCGCCCTCTGCGCCAAGACCGTGCCGTGCGGCGCGGCCGCCCAGAAGGCGCTGACCGCGGCCAACGTCAAGCTCACCCCGGTCACCCTGGAGCAGGACGTGACCTCGGCGCTGACCAAGGTCGAGCTCGGCGAGGTCGACGCGGCGCTGGTCTACCAGACGGACGTGAAGGGCGCGGCCGGCAAGGTCACCGGCGTCGACTTCCCCGAGGCCGCCAAGGCGATCACCACCTACCCGATCACCGCCCTCAAGGGCAGCACCAACGCGGCCGCCGCGCAGGCCTTCGCCGCGTACGTCGCCTCGCCCGAGGGCGAGCAGGTGCTCGCCGCCGCCGGCTTCCAGGCGCCGTGA
- a CDS encoding NADPH-dependent FMN reductase, protein MSVRIAALVGSLRAGSHNRQLAEAAVKLAPEGVDVIIVDGLAEVPFYNEDIDVADGAPAAAAALRETVAAADAVLLFSPEYNGTMPAVLKNAIDWLSRPYGAGALTGKPVAVVGTAYGQFGGLWAQDEARKAAGIAGGTVLEEVKLSVPGSVVRFAETHPADDAEVAEQLAAVLGRIAAATDTVAA, encoded by the coding sequence ATGTCCGTTCGCATCGCCGCCCTCGTCGGCAGTCTCCGCGCCGGGTCGCACAACCGCCAGCTCGCCGAGGCCGCCGTCAAGCTCGCCCCCGAGGGCGTCGACGTCATCATCGTGGACGGCCTGGCCGAGGTGCCGTTCTACAACGAGGACATCGACGTCGCCGACGGCGCCCCGGCCGCTGCGGCCGCCCTGCGGGAGACGGTCGCCGCCGCCGACGCCGTGCTGCTCTTCTCGCCGGAGTACAACGGCACCATGCCGGCCGTGCTGAAGAACGCGATCGACTGGCTGTCGCGCCCCTACGGCGCCGGCGCGCTCACCGGCAAGCCGGTGGCGGTCGTCGGCACCGCCTACGGCCAGTTCGGCGGCCTGTGGGCCCAGGACGAGGCCCGCAAGGCCGCGGGTATCGCCGGCGGCACGGTGCTGGAGGAGGTCAAGCTCTCCGTGCCGGGCTCCGTGGTCCGCTTCGCCGAGACCCACCCGGCCGACGATGCGGAGGTCGCCGAGCAGCTGGCCGCCGTCCTCGGCCGGATCGCCGCCGCGACGGACACCGTCGCCGCCTGA
- a CDS encoding glycosyltransferase family 39 protein: MTPARLALGLIVAVFVCLSGWSIDSAGLETYYAAGVRSMAGSWHDFLFAAFDPRGTISMDKLPGSLWVQALSVRAFGFSVRSLVLPQVVEGALTVCVLYRAVRRVAGTRAGLTAAALFSVTPVVVSSTAGNLSEPLYLLCLVLAADAVMRYVLHGRRRAAVAAACWIALGFQAKMAEAWLVLPALAAAVLAGASAGRRGRAALKAVAVAVTAVALSLVWVVGISLVPAGSRPFVDGSTHDSVWEQVFLYNGVHRFDGDNLFGLRPLGAPSPSAVGAAAEVDSPALAAGLGTANRSKPSVERLFVGGLAPDTAWLLPGALLGAAVLLRRRPARWRKVRGMPATAGRNGDPRRAAAWLWVVWLLTFGGVFSASHLVHDYYLASLAPALAALTGLGASALWRAAEIGGRRAARLLTVAAVVAAGWSALLLFAGGQAVPGALVAGAGVLAGLGVGLVFRSGRIRRSATGEPPSQPDAAGSSGDRRRAAGLRGVAAVLALSALAGPLVADQWLLRHDGGPFDTPFAAEGTLARPSHAAEAARREMPGRYVGTLLPETPTGYWAALLSHGRQTQALESARHTRLLVFTSAAASSVVLSGVSSVEPIGGFSGDIPFPTVGRLEAELRSGAVFLAIVPGPDVYTSQDPRVLLIERLCRPLPSAAPTSHLLYSCASAGTAP; the protein is encoded by the coding sequence GTGACACCGGCCCGGCTGGCGCTGGGCCTGATCGTCGCGGTGTTCGTCTGCCTCTCGGGCTGGTCGATCGATTCCGCGGGGTTGGAGACGTACTACGCCGCCGGCGTGCGGAGCATGGCCGGGAGTTGGCACGACTTCCTCTTCGCCGCCTTCGATCCGCGCGGCACGATCTCGATGGACAAGCTGCCAGGTTCCCTCTGGGTGCAGGCGCTGTCGGTGCGGGCCTTCGGCTTCTCGGTCCGGTCGTTGGTGCTCCCGCAGGTGGTCGAGGGCGCCCTGACCGTCTGTGTGCTGTACCGGGCGGTGCGGCGGGTCGCCGGGACCAGGGCAGGGCTGACCGCGGCCGCGCTCTTCTCGGTGACGCCCGTGGTCGTCTCGTCGACCGCCGGCAACCTGTCCGAGCCGCTCTACCTGCTGTGCCTGGTCCTCGCGGCCGACGCGGTGATGCGGTACGTGCTGCACGGGCGACGCCGGGCAGCGGTGGCCGCCGCGTGCTGGATCGCCCTCGGCTTCCAGGCGAAGATGGCCGAGGCCTGGCTGGTGCTGCCCGCCCTGGCCGCGGCCGTGCTCGCGGGGGCTTCGGCCGGTCGCCGGGGCCGGGCGGCACTGAAGGCCGTCGCCGTCGCGGTGACCGCCGTCGCGCTCTCGCTGGTGTGGGTCGTCGGGATCTCCCTGGTCCCGGCCGGGTCACGTCCGTTCGTCGACGGCAGCACGCACGACTCGGTGTGGGAGCAGGTCTTCCTCTACAACGGTGTGCACCGCTTCGACGGGGACAACCTGTTCGGTCTGCGCCCGCTCGGCGCCCCGAGCCCTTCCGCGGTCGGCGCGGCGGCGGAGGTCGACAGCCCTGCGCTGGCGGCCGGCCTGGGCACCGCCAACCGGTCGAAGCCCTCGGTGGAGCGGCTGTTCGTCGGCGGGCTCGCCCCGGACACCGCGTGGCTGCTGCCCGGCGCCCTGCTCGGCGCGGCCGTTCTGCTGCGTCGGCGTCCGGCCCGGTGGAGGAAGGTCAGGGGGATGCCGGCCACCGCGGGACGGAACGGGGATCCGCGTCGCGCCGCCGCCTGGCTGTGGGTGGTCTGGCTGCTCACCTTCGGGGGCGTGTTCAGCGCCTCGCACCTGGTCCACGACTACTATCTGGCCAGTCTCGCCCCGGCGCTCGCGGCTCTGACCGGCCTGGGCGCCTCCGCGCTCTGGCGCGCGGCCGAAATCGGCGGCCGTCGCGCGGCGCGCCTGCTCACCGTCGCCGCGGTGGTGGCCGCGGGGTGGAGTGCCCTGCTGCTGTTCGCGGGCGGACAGGCCGTCCCCGGTGCGCTGGTGGCGGGCGCGGGTGTGCTCGCCGGACTCGGGGTCGGGCTGGTGTTCCGGTCGGGGCGGATCCGGCGCTCGGCCACGGGCGAGCCGCCGTCACAGCCGGACGCCGCAGGCAGCAGTGGCGACCGGCGCAGGGCCGCCGGGCTCAGGGGCGTAGCGGCCGTGCTGGCGCTGAGCGCCCTCGCCGGGCCGCTGGTCGCCGACCAGTGGCTGCTGCGCCACGACGGCGGACCCTTCGACACCCCGTTCGCGGCGGAAGGCACCCTGGCCCGCCCGAGCCATGCGGCGGAGGCGGCGCGCAGGGAGATGCCGGGCCGGTACGTGGGCACCCTGCTGCCGGAGACTCCGACGGGTTACTGGGCCGCGCTGCTGAGCCACGGCCGGCAGACGCAGGCGCTGGAGAGCGCCCGCCACACCCGGCTGCTGGTCTTCACCTCGGCGGCGGCCTCTTCCGTCGTCCTCTCCGGGGTCTCCTCGGTCGAGCCGATCGGAGGGTTCTCCGGGGACATCCCCTTCCCGACCGTCGGCCGGCTCGAAGCGGAGCTGCGTTCCGGCGCCGTCTTTCTGGCCATCGTGCCCGGGCCGGACGTCTACACCAGCCAGGACCCGCGCGTCCTGCTGATCGAGCGACTGTGCCGGCCCCTGCCGAGCGCGGCCCCGACCAGCCACCTGCTCTACTCCTGCGCGAGCGCGGGAACGGCCCCGTAG
- a CDS encoding TOBE domain-containing protein, with protein MNSYRIGEAAALLGVSADTMRRWVDAGRLRADRDEHGHRIVPGPDLAAFARELAKPETAAAEGLPSSARNRFRGIVTQVLLGDVAAQVEIQAGPFRVVSLISRESAEELGLEPGVSAVAVIKSTNVVVERT; from the coding sequence GTGAACAGCTACCGGATCGGCGAGGCAGCCGCCCTGCTCGGAGTCAGCGCCGACACCATGAGGCGCTGGGTCGACGCGGGCCGCCTGCGTGCCGACAGGGACGAGCACGGCCACCGCATCGTGCCCGGTCCTGATCTCGCCGCCTTCGCGCGCGAGCTCGCCAAGCCGGAGACCGCGGCGGCCGAGGGCCTGCCCTCCTCCGCCCGCAACCGCTTTCGCGGCATCGTCACCCAGGTGCTCCTGGGCGACGTCGCCGCCCAGGTGGAGATCCAGGCCGGGCCCTTTCGCGTGGTCTCGCTCATCAGCCGCGAGTCCGCGGAGGAGCTGGGTCTGGAGCCGGGGGTCTCGGCCGTGGCTGTCATCAAGTCGACCAATGTCGTAGTCGAGCGGACCTGA
- a CDS encoding DUF2142 domain-containing protein encodes MTGSGDGPGGASGVRRRESIAGAARQVSAGRTFLWAFVALFTVGCGWCLAVPYDGFADEARHTVRAWSAAGGALVFHGPVQGDGTPLITAPKSLAPNAPANSACFQQHPQISAACSPPAGLRSDGRRMVTIATGAGRYNPLYYAIVGQPLRLWPDNRGIYLARTLSDAMVSALFAAAFAVTASAARGRRLLSGLLVALTPVALNLSAAINPAGLEIAGAVLLWSALVLLVDGRMTSPWLVRACGVGAAVLAVVRAGGLAWLALILLVGALGLSRRHARRLAREGAVRRWAALVALAVVAGAGWNAWQNPTGQALTLQPGQSRWNLVANALNIDVWGRGEYLVDGVVGLVGFGDTSPPGLVFPVWFCAFGVVLFGAVALTRRRDRIRLLLPIAGTAALSLAVDVGPISQGWYLSQGRYALPVLAGVPILGAYLLAERGVLDDSSLARLARCYVVVLLPLQLLTLYAAMLRYQRGLQPADPIPVMPVNPFKGAWLPPLGPQLPLALAAAGLAALGVLVWRTAGRPGPLRGPGDAGDQVEPAGFQLLRAASTDGQQMVDQAGIE; translated from the coding sequence GTGACTGGCAGCGGTGACGGCCCGGGCGGTGCCTCGGGAGTCCGGCGGCGGGAGTCCATAGCCGGCGCCGCCCGTCAGGTGTCGGCCGGACGGACGTTCCTCTGGGCGTTCGTCGCGCTCTTCACGGTGGGCTGCGGCTGGTGTCTGGCCGTGCCCTACGACGGCTTCGCCGACGAGGCGCGGCACACCGTGCGGGCCTGGTCGGCGGCGGGCGGCGCGCTGGTGTTCCACGGCCCCGTGCAGGGCGACGGAACGCCGCTGATCACCGCGCCGAAGAGCCTCGCACCGAACGCGCCCGCGAACTCGGCCTGCTTCCAGCAGCACCCCCAGATATCCGCCGCCTGCTCGCCCCCGGCGGGGCTGCGCTCGGACGGGCGACGCATGGTCACGATCGCCACGGGCGCCGGTCGGTACAACCCCCTCTACTACGCGATCGTCGGCCAGCCGCTGCGGCTGTGGCCGGACAACCGCGGCATCTACCTGGCCAGGACGTTGTCCGACGCGATGGTCAGCGCCCTGTTCGCGGCCGCGTTCGCGGTCACCGCGTCGGCCGCGCGCGGCCGACGGCTGCTGAGCGGCCTGCTGGTCGCGCTGACCCCGGTGGCGCTGAACCTGTCGGCGGCGATCAATCCGGCGGGCCTGGAGATAGCCGGCGCGGTGCTGCTCTGGTCCGCGCTCGTGCTGCTGGTGGACGGTCGGATGACCTCGCCCTGGTTGGTGCGGGCCTGCGGGGTCGGCGCGGCGGTGCTGGCCGTCGTCAGGGCCGGCGGCCTGGCGTGGCTGGCGCTGATCCTGCTGGTGGGGGCGCTGGGCCTGAGTCGGCGTCATGCGCGGCGGCTGGCCCGCGAGGGCGCCGTCCGCCGCTGGGCCGCCCTGGTGGCGCTCGCGGTGGTGGCGGGCGCGGGCTGGAACGCCTGGCAGAACCCGACCGGCCAGGCGCTGACGCTGCAGCCGGGACAGTCGCGGTGGAACCTGGTCGCCAACGCGCTGAACATCGACGTCTGGGGACGCGGCGAGTACCTGGTCGACGGCGTGGTCGGGCTGGTCGGCTTCGGGGACACCTCCCCGCCCGGCCTGGTCTTCCCGGTGTGGTTCTGCGCCTTCGGCGTCGTGCTGTTCGGCGCGGTGGCGCTGACCCGCCGGCGGGACCGGATCCGGCTGTTGCTGCCGATCGCCGGGACGGCCGCGCTCTCGCTCGCGGTCGACGTCGGGCCCATCAGCCAGGGCTGGTACCTGTCGCAGGGTCGCTACGCGCTGCCCGTCCTGGCGGGAGTGCCGATCCTCGGCGCTTATCTGCTCGCCGAGCGCGGCGTCCTGGACGACTCCTCGCTCGCCAGGCTCGCCCGCTGTTACGTCGTCGTCCTGCTGCCGCTGCAACTGCTCACGCTCTACGCGGCGATGCTCAGGTACCAGCGGGGCCTGCAGCCCGCCGACCCGATCCCGGTGATGCCGGTGAACCCCTTCAAGGGCGCCTGGCTGCCGCCCCTCGGCCCGCAGCTGCCGCTCGCCCTGGCGGCGGCCGGGCTGGCCGCGCTCGGCGTGCTGGTGTGGCGCACCGCCGGGCGGCCCGGGCCGCTACGCGGTCCCGGTGACGCGGGCGACCAGGTCGAGCCAGCCGGCTTCCAGCTCCTGCGCGCCGCGTCCACGGACGGTCAGCAGATGGTCGACCAGGCCGGGATCGAGTGA